The sequence CGGGCTTTACCTACGCGCACCACGACGGCGGCAAGAACGAGTCGGTCGCGGTTGAACCCTGGCAAGCTCGATGATCGGTTTGCCTGCCGGCTTGACCTTTGCTGCCAGCAGCCCGATGATCTTCCCCTGCAGCCCGCAGAAAGGGACTGGGACATGACGTACGGCATCGCTAGCGCTCCCGCTGTTGCTTCGGTCGACATCGATACACGGGCGCGGTTCATCAACCGAACCTACGGGCACCTGTTTGGTGCAATCGTCGCTTTCACGCTGTTCGAAGTTGCCTTGTTCAAGACCGGCCTCGCCGCGCGCCTCTTTCAGCTCATGGCGGGCAGCAGTTGGCTGTTGTGGCTGGGCGCCTTCATGGTCGTGAGCTGGCTGGCGAGCCGAGTTGCCCACAATTCGGCGTCGATGGGTGCCCAGTATGCTGCGTTGGGCGGGTTCGTAGCTGCCGAAGGCATCGTATTCGCGCCGCTGCTGTACGTCGCCGAGTTCTCGGCCGGGGGCGGGGTCATTCAGAACGCGGCCTATCTTACGGTGCTCGGGTTTGCCGGGCTGACCGCGATTGCCGTAATGACTCGCAAGGATTTCTCGTTCTTGGGAGGTATACTGCGCTGGGTCGCCCTGTGCGCGTTGGGCTTGATCGTGGCCGGGGCCTTGTTCGGTTTCAGTCTGGGTATCTTCTTCACGATCGGGATGATCGCCTTTGCAGGCGCGGCCATCCTCTACGACACCTCGAACGTGCTCTACCACTATCCCGAAAGCCGCTACGTTGGAGCCTCCCTGCAGCTGTTCGCGTCGATCGCCCTGCTGTTCTGGTATTTGCTGCAGCTGCTCATGAGCAGCCGGGATTAGCCTAGGCTATAGCGACACGCTGGGGGCTGTCGCTCACGAAGCAGCCGGGTACCTGGCATTTCAAGGCAATTGCGGCGGTACGCTCGCTCAGTCCCCCGAATACGGGGGCGTGCCCGGGGCCCGATAGCGGTGCAGCGGACTGCGCTGGGCGTCGCTGCCGTAGTAGCGACCGTTACCCTCCAGTTTCCCAAAAAGTAGATGCAAGGGCGCGCGCGTGCCCTCCGCTGGCGGTTTCATCCCCAGCTCCGCGGGCGATCCGCCTTGGGAATCGGCGTAGGGCCGCGTCATGTCGGTGGCGATGAAGCCCGGCGTGCAAGCGTTGATGTGCAGATGGGGGTGTTCCCGGGCCAGAAGCATCGTGTAGCTGTTGGCGCATGCCTTGGACAGGCCGTAGGGGTTTGCGCCGGAAAGCCCCCTGGCGGATAGGTCCTGCGGGCTGAAGCAATCGTCGAGCAGGCTCTGCAAGGCCGTCCGCTCGATCCGAGGGTCACGGAAAAAACGTTGCCACGCTGGGCTGCAGTCCGAAACGTAGTTCGGTCCCGACGCAGACGTGATGTTGACGATGCGTCCCTGCCTTCGATTCATGAGCGCCAGGAAGGCCTCACAGACGCGTTGGACCCCCAAGGTGTTCACCTCCAGGGTAGAGCGCAGGCTTTGCGACCGGAACCCCACCCCGGCGTTGTTGACGAGCCCGTACAGGGGCTCTGGCTCGACACCGAAGCGGCGGCGGACCTCCCCGGCGGCCCGAGCGACGGAGGCATCGCTCGCTACATCGATCTCCAGCAGCTGAAGGCGGTCTGCCCACGACGGACGTTTCTCGATGAGGCCGGCAACCGCGGCCCGGCCTCGCTCTGCGCTGCGTGAGCCAAGCAGTACGAACGCATCGGCCTGGTTGTCCAAGACGGCCTCGACGATAGCCAGGCCGATTCCCTTGTTGGCACCCGTGACGAGTACGCGTCGCACGTGGCTTACCTCCGCATCGTAGCAACGCACTATAGCGCTTTTTGGACCGACGCTACTCGGACCTTCGCGGCCTTGTCCCGGGCGGCCATGGAGCTGAAGCGCCCACTCCAATGCTTGACGGGCCGCCCCGCAAACGCTAACAATCCCAGCCTGTTGCGGGCATAACTCAGTGGTAGAGTGACAGCTTCCCAAGCTGTAGGTCGTGGGTTCGAGTCCCATTGCCCGCTCCAGGATAGATGGGGAATCTCAAGGGGTTAGCGAGCTCCTTCACCATGTCGAACGTTGGCGTTGGCGGAGACCAGGCGCGTGAGTTCCTCGAAGCCCTCGCGCTATCGAATGGGGGCTCGTACACCTCGTACAACTGAATCTGCACCGGCAACGGGCAGCTGCTCCGGCCAAGGGCGATACCGGAACGGGCGATACCAGGACGTCAAACTCGCGAAGCGCTGCGCCCGGTGAAGGACTGGCTGCGCACCTCCTCAGCGGATGGCGATACCAGGACGTCAAACTCGCGAAGCGCTGCGCGGGCCTGGAAATTGGCACTCGCCGCTACTACGCTCGCCTTCATGAGCGGCGAGTCCAAATCCGTGACACTCTACCACCACCCCTTCACTCGTGCGGCAGGCGTGTTGGCGATGCTCGAGGAGCTGCAGCTGCCGTACACGCTTCGGTTCGTGGACCTGAAGGCTGGCGAGCAGCGGGCCTCCAGCTTTCGGGCGCTGAACCCCATGGGCAAACTGCCCACCCTGGTGGACGGTGACATCGTGGTCACGGAAGCTGCGGCCATCGGTCTGTATTTGGCGGATCGCTACGGTTACGGGACGCTTGCTCCGGCAATGGACGATCCAGCGCGCGGTACCTATTTGCGTTGGAGCCTCTTCGCGCCTTCGGTGATCGAACCGGCCGCGTATGCCAAGGGCGCCAGCTGGGAGTACCGCGCGGAATCGGCCGGCTGGGGTGAGTACGAATCAATGCTCGACAGCGTGGAGCACGCCATCGGCGAGGGTCCATGGCTGTTGGGGGAACGTTTCAGCATGGCAGACGTGATCTTCGGCGGTACCGTACGCTATCTGCTTCACTTCAAGATGCTCGAGCCTCGTCCCCGCATCGTGGATTACGTCGGACGCTTGTCGGAGCGCCCCGCCTTGCGGGCGGCGCAGGCAAAGAACGAGGCGCTGGCAAAGGAGCACGGTCTGGCGGTGGGGTGAGGCCGGAGCAGCCCAAGGTCGACAGGGAGGCGCTCCAGCAATCCGGTCAGCAGCTTCCGGCCCATCGGACGGCTCATTCCTGCAGCTGGTAGCTGCTTCGGCTATGCTCCGAACAGCGTGAGCGGCATCGTGCCACAAACCGTCGCAAGCCGCGGCGTCGGAATCTGGGTCGCGCTCGCGCTCGCGGTCCCGCTGGTTTGCGAGCGCCTCGCCGGAAGAAGCGACGGGTCGCTGGCCATTTTCCTGACGGTCGTTGTCTTGTGGTTCACCGAGCTGTTACCGCTGGCAGTGACCGGTCTGCTCGTCCCTGTGCTCGCCGTTCTCTATGGGGCACTCGACGTTCAACAGGCCTTCGCTCCGTTCGGAAACCAGATCCTGTTTCTCTTTGTCGGGAGCTTCTTTCTGGCCAAGGCAATGCAGAAGCACGGCTGGGACAGGCGGCTGGTGTACATGATTCTGAGCCGGCGGACCTTCTTCCGCTCACTCTCGTCCGTGTGCTGGACGGTATCCGGTGTCTCGTTTGCGTTGAGCATGTGGATTTCGAACACGGCTGCTTGTGCGATCGTGGCGCCGCTGGCCGTGGGTATCGTGGAGACCCTGCGCGATGCGCTGCCCAGTAGTGAGGACGCTGAACGCTTCAGCACGCGGCTGCTGCTAACCGCCGCCTTCGGGGCCAGCATCGGGGGCATTGCCACGCCCGTGGGCTCTCCCCCCAACCTGCTCGCCATCCAGTTTCTGGCGCAAGAGGGTGTGCACATCGAGTTCCTCGACTGGATGGTGTTCGGCCTGCCGATCGCGTTGCTCATGTTGATCGCGCTACAAGCGTTGATGTCGCTGAAATTCAGGCTTCCCGACGTGCACGTCGAGGATGTCTCCAACGTCTTTCGCCAAAGGCTGGATGCGATGGGGGCCCTCAGCGCGGCGCAGCTGCAGGTAGGCTTGTGCTTCGGCTTGGCCATTGTCCTTTGGTTGTTGCCCGGACTTGGCAAGGCCGTGTTGGCGGACGCCGCAGCGGCCAGCTTGCTATCGCGGAGTCTGCCCATGGGTGTAGTAGCCTTGCTGTGCTCTGTGTTGCTCTTCTGCCTTTCGTACCGGTCGGGCGAGCACCGCCAGCGCAACCTGGTATGGGACGACGTCAGGTCGATCGACTGGGGGACCATCCTCCTGTTTGGAGGGGGCCTGTGCATGGGGCGCGTACTGATGGGATCGGGCCTTGCCGAGCAGATGGGTCGACTGGCATTTGCCAACGTTGGCACCAGCTTGTTGATCGCGGGCTCTGCCGCCGTCGCCTTCTCGATCGTCATGAGCGAGCTGAGCTCGAACACGGCCTCCACGTCGATCGTCGTACCGGTCCTGCTCGCCAGCTTTGGCACGGCCGCGCCGGAGGTTATCCTCCCCCTCGTTGTCGCCGCTGCAGTAGGCGCGAGCTACGGCTTCATGCTGCCTGTTTCGACGCCACCAAACGCCATCGTCTACGGGACTGGGCGGGTGAAGCTCCGAGACATGATCCAGACCGGCCTCCTGTTCGATCTGACGGGGTGCGCGCTGATCTGCTTCTTTCTGCTGTGGCTATTCCCTGCTCTTGGGGTGTTCTAGTTCGCGCCTCCTAAGGGCCCTCGGAAGAATAGCTCGTGTGTTTTCGGTGAGGACTGCGCGCCGCTGGCGAGGCGCGACGACGAGGAATATTGGGGATATTTCGAGGAGGAGCAACATAGCCACTGCGATCCATGAGGATCGGACCGATGGGATTCTGAGTGCGCTGAATTCGTACAAAGCTACGCCATCCGCTTCACAAAACCTGTCAGGGCAGTCGCTTTTTGCGAGCTTTGGGCAGTTTGGTGGCGATTAAGGAGTCGGGAGAGTCATCCATGTTCAAACCGTTACGGATCACGGCACTTGCGTTCTGCATGCTGTACGGCCTCGCCTCCTGCGACGGCGTGGCCACGGATTCGGTCCCCGCTGGCGCGGGGGCAGGCAGATCGACAGCGCCGACGCCAAGCCCAGGCGCCGGTACGGCGTTCCCTCCGCCCGCGCCCGATGCCGGTGGGCCCCAACCTGCTCCCAGTCCGGGTGGTCCGACTGGCCTGCCTCAACACGTGCAGGCCGCTTTCGCTGCGCTGGCAGCGGCCATGTTCGAGTGTCCAGATCGCGCCTGGCCGGGGATCGCGGAAGCCTATCGCAAGAACCAAGTCCTGTTTGTGTCCGAAAGCACGGGCAAGGCCTACCTCTTGAATGATCTGAGCGCGGGTCCTCAGAGCCCCCCGCGCATTTCGGTGCTGGATGCGAGTGGGCTCTCGCCTGCGTGGCTGCAGTTCTACAACTACGAAACTTTTCATGGGCATCCGACGTTGGGCGTCGCCATCGATCGGCTCGAGCGCATGGACGACGACGCTCGCGAGCGCGGGCGGCCGAGGGCCAGCTGGCCGGATCAGCTGGTTCTGCTCACGCTCCATGAGGGCTTTCACTTCATTGCTCAGGCCTCCTGGCCCATGGCGGCTCTGGGGAGTCGATCGACACCCTATCCACAAGAGACCGCGCCCCGCTATCTGCGAAACGCGCTACTCAACGCGCTTGCGCAGGCCCTGCGCACGCAAAGCACGGACTTCGCGGCCGCTGCCTTCTGGCAGGCGCGGCTCAAGGCGGAACATCCCGCGATGTTGATGGAGGCCGCAGCGTTCGATGTAGCCGAAGGCACGGCCCAGTACGCCGAGATCGTCATGGCGGCTCTCGCAGTAGGCGGATGCCAGCAGAGCGACGCAGCGCTTCTGACCCTCATCCAGAACAACGTGGGCGGCTTCCTCATGCTCGACACGTTCGACCCTGGCTCGGAGTTCTACCAAATCGGCTCGCTGGCAGGCCTTCTCCTCCGGCGCGGCGGTCAGATCGGATGGGAGCTCGCCGTCCAGAATCAGCAGATGCCGCCTGCGGAAGTGTTGCTCGCCGCTGCTAGCCCTGCCCCTCAGGCCGACGACCCAGCGCGCCTGATGGCGGCGGCCAGCTACGTGAACGACTCCAACGCCCTGCTCGCTGCAGCAATCGATCCGGTACTGGACGCGCTCAAGAGCCCTGCCAGCTATCGCCTGGCCCTGTCGCAAGCTTGGATCGCGGGAGCGTTCGAGCTCCAGCGCTTCATCACGTTGAGCCGGGAGCCCGGCAAGCCGGAAGCCATGATCGGCGTGAGCGGGCTTCTCACGCACCCCGGCAGCGGCACGCAAATCAGGCTGAACGGTGCGACCGTACCCGTCGGCTGGCCAACCCCATGCTCCCCCGCACCCG is a genomic window of Pseudomonadota bacterium containing:
- a CDS encoding Bax inhibitor-1 family protein gives rise to the protein MTYGIASAPAVASVDIDTRARFINRTYGHLFGAIVAFTLFEVALFKTGLAARLFQLMAGSSWLLWLGAFMVVSWLASRVAHNSASMGAQYAALGGFVAAEGIVFAPLLYVAEFSAGGGVIQNAAYLTVLGFAGLTAIAVMTRKDFSFLGGILRWVALCALGLIVAGALFGFSLGIFFTIGMIAFAGAAILYDTSNVLYHYPESRYVGASLQLFASIALLFWYLLQLLMSSRD
- a CDS encoding SDR family NAD(P)-dependent oxidoreductase, producing MRRVLVTGANKGIGLAIVEAVLDNQADAFVLLGSRSAERGRAAVAGLIEKRPSWADRLQLLEIDVASDASVARAAGEVRRRFGVEPEPLYGLVNNAGVGFRSQSLRSTLEVNTLGVQRVCEAFLALMNRRQGRIVNITSASGPNYVSDCSPAWQRFFRDPRIERTALQSLLDDCFSPQDLSARGLSGANPYGLSKACANSYTMLLAREHPHLHINACTPGFIATDMTRPYADSQGGSPAELGMKPPAEGTRAPLHLLFGKLEGNGRYYGSDAQRSPLHRYRAPGTPPYSGD
- a CDS encoding glutathione S-transferase family protein, which codes for MSGESKSVTLYHHPFTRAAGVLAMLEELQLPYTLRFVDLKAGEQRASSFRALNPMGKLPTLVDGDIVVTEAAAIGLYLADRYGYGTLAPAMDDPARGTYLRWSLFAPSVIEPAAYAKGASWEYRAESAGWGEYESMLDSVEHAIGEGPWLLGERFSMADVIFGGTVRYLLHFKMLEPRPRIVDYVGRLSERPALRAAQAKNEALAKEHGLAVG
- a CDS encoding DASS family sodium-coupled anion symporter: MSGIVPQTVASRGVGIWVALALAVPLVCERLAGRSDGSLAIFLTVVVLWFTELLPLAVTGLLVPVLAVLYGALDVQQAFAPFGNQILFLFVGSFFLAKAMQKHGWDRRLVYMILSRRTFFRSLSSVCWTVSGVSFALSMWISNTAACAIVAPLAVGIVETLRDALPSSEDAERFSTRLLLTAAFGASIGGIATPVGSPPNLLAIQFLAQEGVHIEFLDWMVFGLPIALLMLIALQALMSLKFRLPDVHVEDVSNVFRQRLDAMGALSAAQLQVGLCFGLAIVLWLLPGLGKAVLADAAAASLLSRSLPMGVVALLCSVLLFCLSYRSGEHRQRNLVWDDVRSIDWGTILLFGGGLCMGRVLMGSGLAEQMGRLAFANVGTSLLIAGSAAVAFSIVMSELSSNTASTSIVVPVLLASFGTAAPEVILPLVVAAAVGASYGFMLPVSTPPNAIVYGTGRVKLRDMIQTGLLFDLTGCALICFFLLWLFPALGVF